The following are from one region of the Phormidium sp. PBR-2020 genome:
- a CDS encoding mannose-1-phosphate guanylyltransferase, which translates to MVFTPVILAGGKGERFWPLSRLERPKQFLCLDGSDRSLLQATADRLLPLANGWQNLWVITASHLADGVRQQLPELPEANLLIEPDGRDTAPAVAWTTLEISQRHGPEAVVGFFPADHWIDPPEAFHHTLHAAIEVAQQQGAIVTLGVKPSYPSTGYGYIEQGEPQGTVKDLAAFQVARFTEKPDRPTAEDFLASGRFSWNSGIFIFQAGVALAELKQYAPDLMQQLQQEGVNAYPNLTKISIDYALMEKTQRAAVLPVSFGWDDLGDWNALDRLQVENTHPESSNVELGRHIGQDSQNSIFYNSNPDELIVTIGLEDVVVVRDGNATLIVKKDRTQDIKSVLKTLKEDVNLQQFL; encoded by the coding sequence ATGGTTTTCACTCCTGTGATTCTCGCCGGCGGTAAAGGCGAACGATTTTGGCCCCTGAGTCGCCTGGAACGCCCGAAACAATTTCTTTGCCTCGATGGGAGCGATCGCAGCCTCTTGCAAGCCACCGCCGATCGCCTGCTTCCCCTGGCTAACGGCTGGCAGAACCTCTGGGTGATTACCGCTAGCCATCTGGCCGACGGCGTGCGTCAACAGTTGCCAGAACTCCCTGAAGCCAATCTCCTCATTGAACCGGACGGCCGAGACACCGCCCCCGCCGTGGCTTGGACAACCTTAGAAATCAGCCAACGCCATGGCCCCGAGGCGGTGGTGGGCTTTTTCCCCGCCGATCACTGGATTGATCCCCCCGAAGCCTTCCACCACACCCTCCACGCCGCCATTGAGGTGGCCCAACAGCAAGGGGCGATCGTTACCCTAGGGGTTAAACCCAGCTATCCCTCCACGGGCTACGGCTACATCGAACAAGGGGAACCCCAGGGAACTGTTAAAGACTTAGCCGCCTTCCAAGTAGCCCGCTTTACCGAAAAACCCGATCGCCCCACAGCCGAAGACTTTCTGGCCAGCGGACGATTTAGCTGGAATAGTGGCATTTTCATCTTCCAAGCCGGTGTGGCCCTAGCTGAACTGAAACAATACGCCCCAGACCTGATGCAACAGCTTCAGCAAGAGGGTGTTAACGCCTATCCCAACCTCACCAAAATCAGTATCGACTATGCCCTAATGGAGAAAACCCAACGGGCCGCCGTCCTTCCCGTCTCCTTTGGCTGGGACGATCTCGGGGATTGGAACGCCCTTGATCGCCTGCAAGTGGAAAACACCCACCCCGAATCCAGCAACGTCGAACTGGGCCGCCATATCGGGCAAGATAGCCAAAATAGTATTTTCTATAACAGCAATCCGGACGAACTTATTGTCACCATTGGCCTAGAGGATGTGGTCGTCGTTCGCGATGGCAATGCTACCCTCATTGTCAAGAAAGACCGTACCCAGGACATTAAATCAGTTTTAAAAACCCTAAAAGAGGACGTAAACTTACAACAATTCCTCTAA